From one Vanacampus margaritifer isolate UIUO_Vmar chromosome 12, RoL_Vmar_1.0, whole genome shotgun sequence genomic stretch:
- the tp53bp2a gene encoding apoptosis-stimulating of p53 protein 2a isoform X2, whose product MRYEAKMMPMFLTVYLSNNDQHFTEVPITPDTLCRDVVDLCKEAGEADCHLSEMWRGSERAVGDGERMLDVLQRRGQHRAEVRFFLRHNRAPNRESGGSRGLEPKRNGVKGPTDRRIENGVSAPRMDMTLAELQEMAARQQQQIEAQQQLLASKEQRLRYLKQQEQRHQQQASEQEKLQRLRDNIENQEGRLKKVRALKGQVEQKRLSNGKLVEEIEQMNNLFQQKQRELVMAASKVEDLSRQLDLLKSGKVDNFHDNQSSVAELDRLYKELQLRNKLNQDQNSKLQQQRENLNKRNMEAAAMDKRIIELRDRLWKKKVALQQKENVPVPSDGPASQQQPGGPSRVAAVGPYIQSSTLPRGGSGRHELLVKPAYPDGTSTLPTHDLQSKAATEAMFLLEPLKELRAKRKGNQPSKLESNGHVPASSTLPRMTSHSHKDQDDTEPRRDRKVRPFSMFEPTEVPATALHKNQSSDDLVRDAQSAPKAPVKVPPPVPTKPKGPNVIPYGKQGLNTGTFPKAKPHSSQPQPSHGHVPLPPSQSQTLPLPPKQDPPPAATVRPFTPELPSSKPQTLATRSIYSMYTQQAGIQGALNRSQGRTNGFVSVYGKPVIPSGGSQHPENPYVERRSPAPESEVDHNGASHTGPSPSEGTQPETERIPRPLSPTKLLPFISNPYRHQSDGDLEALRKKLYNAPRPLKKRSSITEPEGPAGPNIQKLLYQKTTLAAMETTVITPSTPTFPGEAAKGAELSVGPHLPGPLSGTESLPSDVGRSLEGPHSPFGNVHIPAPAEQTRPPSILDTEHIIPPPPPSHPAPRPEDALFPPPPPPAGLDDLLPKLPPPPPEGFLEEFPPYPPPPYPSGAEQDSLGEDTFNMKAPEVTGQVALPPGKRTNLRKQGSERIDHNMRVKFNPLALLLDSSLEGEFDLVQRIIYEVEDPSQPNDEGITALHNAVCAGHTEIVKFLVQYGVNVNAADSDGWTPLHCAASCNNVQVCKFLVESAAAVFNTTYSDMQTAADKCEEMEEGYTQCSQFLYGVQEKMGIMNRGVVYALWDFTGENPDELSFREGDCMTVVRREDEDEIEWWWARLGDEEGYIPRNLLGLYPRIKPRQRSLA is encoded by the exons ATGTTTCTGACAGTTTACCTCAGTAACAATGACCAACATTTTACTGAGGTGCCCATCACTCCGGACACGCTATGTCGGGACGTGGTGGACTTGTGCAAAGAGGCTGGGGAGGCCGACTGTCACCTGTCAGAAATGTGGCGCGGATCCG AGCGAGCTGTAGGGGATGGAGAGCGGATGCTGGATGTGCTCCAACGAAGAGGACAACACAGAGCGGAGGTGCGCTTCTTTCTGCGTCACAACCGAGCCCCAAATAGGGAATCTG GGGGGTCCAGAGGTTTAGAACCAAAGAGAAATGGGGTGAAAGGTCCTACTGATAGAAGGATTGAGAATGGG gtgTCAGCTCCCAGGATGGACATGACTTTAGCCGAGCTACAGGAGATGGCAGccaggcagcagcagcagatcgAAGCCCAACAGCAACTCCTCGCTTCCAAG GAGCAGCGATTGCGCTACTTGAAGCAGCAGGAGCAGCGCCATCAGCAGCAGGCCTCCGAGCAGGAGAAGCTGCAGCGCCTGCGAGACAACATCGAGAACCAGGAAGGTCGCCTCAAGAAGGTCCGAGCCCTCAAGGGCCAAGTGGAGCAGAAACGCCTCAGCAACGGCAAACTCG TGGAGGAAATCGAGCAGATGAACAACCTCTTCCAGCAGAAGCAGAGGGAGCTGGTCATGGCCGCGTCCAAGGTGGAGGACCTTAGCCGACAGCTGGACTTGCTCAAAAGTGGAAAAGTAGACAACTTTCATGACAACCAGAGCTCCGTGGCTGAACTGGACCGCCTCTACAAAGAGCTACAG CTGAGGAACAAGCTCAACCAGGACCAAAACTCCAAACTGCAGCAGCAGCGTGAGAACCTGAACAAGCGCAACATGGAGGCGGCTGCCATGGACAAGAGGATCATCGAGCTCCGTGATCGGCTGTGGAAAAAGAAAGTGGCACTGCAGCAGAAGGAGAACGTACCT GTGCCTTCCGATGGCCCAGCAAGTCAACAACAGCCAGGCGGTCCATCTCGTGTGGCAGCAGTCGGCCCGTACATCCAGTCGTCCACGCTGCCCCGCGGTGGCTCGGGCAGACACGAGCTGCTTGTAAAACCAGCCTACCCGGACGGCACCTCCACCTTGCCGACGCACGATCTGCAGAGCAAGGCCGCAACAG AAGCCATGTTCTTACTTGAGCCTCTTAAAGAACTTCGAGCCAAGAGAAAAG GGAACCAGCCATCAAAACTGGAGTCGAACGGCCATGTTCCAGCTTCTTCAACACTCCCACGGATGACGTCTCACTCCCATAAAGACCAAG ATGACACCGAGCCCAGGAGGGATAGAAAGGTGCGTCCATTTTCCATGTTTGAGCCAACCGAGGTTCCCGCCACCGCACTCCACAAAAACCAGAGCAGTGATGACTTGGTCAGAGATGCTCAG TCTGCTCCCAAGGCTCCAGTCAAGGTCCCACCACCTGTGCCTACAAAACCAAAAGGCCCAAATGTCATCCCGTATGGCAAACAGGGCCTCAACACGGGCACCTTCCCAAAAGCTAAGCCACACAGCAGCCAACCCCAGCCCAGCCACGGCCACGTCCCTCTCCCGCCCTCCCAGAGCCAGACACTCCCCCTGCCCCCGAAGCAGGACCCTCCACCTGCAGCCACTGTGCGGCCTTTCACCCCGGAGCTGCCGTCCTCCAAGCCGCAGACCCTCGCCACCAGGTCCATCTATTCCATGTATACCCAGCAAGCTGGCATCCAGGGGGCCCTCAACAGGTCCCAGGGACGCACCAACGGCTTCGTTAGTG TGTATGGAAAGCCGGTGATTCCCAGTGGAGGCTCCCAGCACCCAGAGAACCCCTACGTGGAACGTCGCTCCCCGGCACCCGAATCTGAGGTGGACCACAACGGAGCAAGTCACACGGGTCCCAGTCCATCCGAGGGCACCCAACCAGAAACAGAGCGCATCCCGCGACCCCTCAGCCCCACCAAGCTACTCCCGTTTATTTCCAACCCCTACCGGCACCAGAGCGATGGCGACCTGGAGGCCCTGAGGAAGAAGCTCTACAATGCCCCCAGGCCCCTGAAGAAGCGCAGCTCCATCACGGAGCCGGAGGGACCCGCGGGGCCCAACATCCAGAAGCTCCTTTATCAGAAAACCACGCTGGCAGCCATGGAGACCACAGTGATCACACCGAGCACTCCCACCTTTCCTGGTGAAGCAGCAAAGGGGGCGGAGCTATCCGTGGGGCCACACCTTCCTGGCCCCTTGAGCGGTACAGAGAGCCTCCCATCGGATGTGGGACGATCTCTGGAAGGACCTCATTCCCCATTTGGTAACGTTCACATTCCAGCACCCGCTGAACAAACCAGGCCACCCTCCATTCTCGACACAGAACACATcatcccccctcctcctccgtcACACCCGGCACCTCGCCCCGAAGACGCGCTCTTCCCGCCGCCGCCCCCCCCTGCTGGTCTGGATGACCTGCTCCCCAAACTTCCCCCTCCGCCGCCGGAAGGCTTCCTGGAAGAGTTTCCCCCTTACCCACCGCCTCCGTACCCCAGCGGAGCAGAGCAGGACAGCCTGGGAGAGGACACCTTTAATATGAAAGCACCTGAAGTCACCGGTCAGGTTGCTCTGCCACCG GGCAAAAGGACCAACCTGCGCAAACAAGGCTCGGAACGGATCGACCACAACATGAGAGTCAAGTTCAACCCGCTGGCCCTCCTGCTCGACTCCTCTCTGGAGGGAGAGTTCGATTTGGTCCAGAGAATTATTTATGAG GTGGAGGACCCCAGCCAGCCCAACGACGAAGGCATCACCGCGCTACACAACGCCGTGTGCGCCGGACACACGGAGATTGTCAAGTTTCTCGTCCAGTATGGCGTCAACGTCAACGCTGCAGACAGTGACGGCTG GACGCCTCTTCACTGCGCCGCCTCCTGTAACAACGTTCAGGTATGCAAGTTTCTGGTGGAGTCGGCCGCAGCCGTCTTCAACACGACATACAGCGACATGCAGACGGCAGCCGACAAGTGCGAGGAGATGGAGGAAGGTTACACCCAGTGCTCCCAGTTCCTTTACG GTGTTCAAGAGAAGATGGGCATCATGAACAGGGGCGTGGTCTACGCCCTGTGGGACTTCACGGGGGAGAATCCTGACGAGCTGTCCTTCCGCGAGGGGGACTGCATGACGGTGGTCCGCAGGGAAGACGAGGACGAGATTGAGTGGTGGTGGGCGCGCCTAGGAGACGAAGAGGGCTACATTCCCCGCAACCTACTAGGG CTGTACCCGCGAATAAAGCCACGACAGAGAAGCCTCGCTTAA
- the tp53bp2a gene encoding apoptosis-stimulating of p53 protein 2a isoform X3 yields MRYEAKMMPMFLTVYLSNNDQHFTEVPITPDTLCRDVVDLCKEAGEADCHLSEMWRGSERAVGDGERMLDVLQRRGQHRAEVRFFLRHNRAPNRESGGSRGLEPKRNGVKGPTDRRIENGVSAPRMDMTLAELQEMAARQQQQIEAQQQLLASKEQRLRYLKQQEQRHQQQASEQEKLQRLRDNIENQEGRLKKVRALKGQVEQKRLSNGKLVEEIEQMNNLFQQKQRELVMAASKVEDLSRQLDLLKSGKVDNFHDNQSSVAELDRLYKELQLRNKLNQDQNSKLQQQRENLNKRNMEAAAMDKRIIELRDRLWKKKVALQQKENVPNGYPSKERASKDTHPQVPSDGPASQQQPGGPSRVAAVGPYIQSSTLPRGGSGRHELLVKPAYPDGTSTLPTHDLQSKAATGNQPSKLESNGHVPASSTLPRMTSHSHKDQDDTEPRRDRKVRPFSMFEPTEVPATALHKNQSSDDLVRDAQSAPKAPVKVPPPVPTKPKGPNVIPYGKQGLNTGTFPKAKPHSSQPQPSHGHVPLPPSQSQTLPLPPKQDPPPAATVRPFTPELPSSKPQTLATRSIYSMYTQQAGIQGALNRSQGRTNGFVSVYGKPVIPSGGSQHPENPYVERRSPAPESEVDHNGASHTGPSPSEGTQPETERIPRPLSPTKLLPFISNPYRHQSDGDLEALRKKLYNAPRPLKKRSSITEPEGPAGPNIQKLLYQKTTLAAMETTVITPSTPTFPGEAAKGAELSVGPHLPGPLSGTESLPSDVGRSLEGPHSPFGNVHIPAPAEQTRPPSILDTEHIIPPPPPSHPAPRPEDALFPPPPPPAGLDDLLPKLPPPPPEGFLEEFPPYPPPPYPSGAEQDSLGEDTFNMKAPEVTGQVALPPGKRTNLRKQGSERIDHNMRVKFNPLALLLDSSLEGEFDLVQRIIYEVEDPSQPNDEGITALHNAVCAGHTEIVKFLVQYGVNVNAADSDGWTPLHCAASCNNVQVCKFLVESAAAVFNTTYSDMQTAADKCEEMEEGYTQCSQFLYGVQEKMGIMNRGVVYALWDFTGENPDELSFREGDCMTVVRREDEDEIEWWWARLGDEEGYIPRNLLGLYPRIKPRQRSLA; encoded by the exons ATGTTTCTGACAGTTTACCTCAGTAACAATGACCAACATTTTACTGAGGTGCCCATCACTCCGGACACGCTATGTCGGGACGTGGTGGACTTGTGCAAAGAGGCTGGGGAGGCCGACTGTCACCTGTCAGAAATGTGGCGCGGATCCG AGCGAGCTGTAGGGGATGGAGAGCGGATGCTGGATGTGCTCCAACGAAGAGGACAACACAGAGCGGAGGTGCGCTTCTTTCTGCGTCACAACCGAGCCCCAAATAGGGAATCTG GGGGGTCCAGAGGTTTAGAACCAAAGAGAAATGGGGTGAAAGGTCCTACTGATAGAAGGATTGAGAATGGG gtgTCAGCTCCCAGGATGGACATGACTTTAGCCGAGCTACAGGAGATGGCAGccaggcagcagcagcagatcgAAGCCCAACAGCAACTCCTCGCTTCCAAG GAGCAGCGATTGCGCTACTTGAAGCAGCAGGAGCAGCGCCATCAGCAGCAGGCCTCCGAGCAGGAGAAGCTGCAGCGCCTGCGAGACAACATCGAGAACCAGGAAGGTCGCCTCAAGAAGGTCCGAGCCCTCAAGGGCCAAGTGGAGCAGAAACGCCTCAGCAACGGCAAACTCG TGGAGGAAATCGAGCAGATGAACAACCTCTTCCAGCAGAAGCAGAGGGAGCTGGTCATGGCCGCGTCCAAGGTGGAGGACCTTAGCCGACAGCTGGACTTGCTCAAAAGTGGAAAAGTAGACAACTTTCATGACAACCAGAGCTCCGTGGCTGAACTGGACCGCCTCTACAAAGAGCTACAG CTGAGGAACAAGCTCAACCAGGACCAAAACTCCAAACTGCAGCAGCAGCGTGAGAACCTGAACAAGCGCAACATGGAGGCGGCTGCCATGGACAAGAGGATCATCGAGCTCCGTGATCGGCTGTGGAAAAAGAAAGTGGCACTGCAGCAGAAGGAGAACGTACCT AATGGCTATCCGAGTAAAGAGAGGGCTTCAAAAGACACACATCCTCAG GTGCCTTCCGATGGCCCAGCAAGTCAACAACAGCCAGGCGGTCCATCTCGTGTGGCAGCAGTCGGCCCGTACATCCAGTCGTCCACGCTGCCCCGCGGTGGCTCGGGCAGACACGAGCTGCTTGTAAAACCAGCCTACCCGGACGGCACCTCCACCTTGCCGACGCACGATCTGCAGAGCAAGGCCGCAACAG GGAACCAGCCATCAAAACTGGAGTCGAACGGCCATGTTCCAGCTTCTTCAACACTCCCACGGATGACGTCTCACTCCCATAAAGACCAAG ATGACACCGAGCCCAGGAGGGATAGAAAGGTGCGTCCATTTTCCATGTTTGAGCCAACCGAGGTTCCCGCCACCGCACTCCACAAAAACCAGAGCAGTGATGACTTGGTCAGAGATGCTCAG TCTGCTCCCAAGGCTCCAGTCAAGGTCCCACCACCTGTGCCTACAAAACCAAAAGGCCCAAATGTCATCCCGTATGGCAAACAGGGCCTCAACACGGGCACCTTCCCAAAAGCTAAGCCACACAGCAGCCAACCCCAGCCCAGCCACGGCCACGTCCCTCTCCCGCCCTCCCAGAGCCAGACACTCCCCCTGCCCCCGAAGCAGGACCCTCCACCTGCAGCCACTGTGCGGCCTTTCACCCCGGAGCTGCCGTCCTCCAAGCCGCAGACCCTCGCCACCAGGTCCATCTATTCCATGTATACCCAGCAAGCTGGCATCCAGGGGGCCCTCAACAGGTCCCAGGGACGCACCAACGGCTTCGTTAGTG TGTATGGAAAGCCGGTGATTCCCAGTGGAGGCTCCCAGCACCCAGAGAACCCCTACGTGGAACGTCGCTCCCCGGCACCCGAATCTGAGGTGGACCACAACGGAGCAAGTCACACGGGTCCCAGTCCATCCGAGGGCACCCAACCAGAAACAGAGCGCATCCCGCGACCCCTCAGCCCCACCAAGCTACTCCCGTTTATTTCCAACCCCTACCGGCACCAGAGCGATGGCGACCTGGAGGCCCTGAGGAAGAAGCTCTACAATGCCCCCAGGCCCCTGAAGAAGCGCAGCTCCATCACGGAGCCGGAGGGACCCGCGGGGCCCAACATCCAGAAGCTCCTTTATCAGAAAACCACGCTGGCAGCCATGGAGACCACAGTGATCACACCGAGCACTCCCACCTTTCCTGGTGAAGCAGCAAAGGGGGCGGAGCTATCCGTGGGGCCACACCTTCCTGGCCCCTTGAGCGGTACAGAGAGCCTCCCATCGGATGTGGGACGATCTCTGGAAGGACCTCATTCCCCATTTGGTAACGTTCACATTCCAGCACCCGCTGAACAAACCAGGCCACCCTCCATTCTCGACACAGAACACATcatcccccctcctcctccgtcACACCCGGCACCTCGCCCCGAAGACGCGCTCTTCCCGCCGCCGCCCCCCCCTGCTGGTCTGGATGACCTGCTCCCCAAACTTCCCCCTCCGCCGCCGGAAGGCTTCCTGGAAGAGTTTCCCCCTTACCCACCGCCTCCGTACCCCAGCGGAGCAGAGCAGGACAGCCTGGGAGAGGACACCTTTAATATGAAAGCACCTGAAGTCACCGGTCAGGTTGCTCTGCCACCG GGCAAAAGGACCAACCTGCGCAAACAAGGCTCGGAACGGATCGACCACAACATGAGAGTCAAGTTCAACCCGCTGGCCCTCCTGCTCGACTCCTCTCTGGAGGGAGAGTTCGATTTGGTCCAGAGAATTATTTATGAG GTGGAGGACCCCAGCCAGCCCAACGACGAAGGCATCACCGCGCTACACAACGCCGTGTGCGCCGGACACACGGAGATTGTCAAGTTTCTCGTCCAGTATGGCGTCAACGTCAACGCTGCAGACAGTGACGGCTG GACGCCTCTTCACTGCGCCGCCTCCTGTAACAACGTTCAGGTATGCAAGTTTCTGGTGGAGTCGGCCGCAGCCGTCTTCAACACGACATACAGCGACATGCAGACGGCAGCCGACAAGTGCGAGGAGATGGAGGAAGGTTACACCCAGTGCTCCCAGTTCCTTTACG GTGTTCAAGAGAAGATGGGCATCATGAACAGGGGCGTGGTCTACGCCCTGTGGGACTTCACGGGGGAGAATCCTGACGAGCTGTCCTTCCGCGAGGGGGACTGCATGACGGTGGTCCGCAGGGAAGACGAGGACGAGATTGAGTGGTGGTGGGCGCGCCTAGGAGACGAAGAGGGCTACATTCCCCGCAACCTACTAGGG CTGTACCCGCGAATAAAGCCACGACAGAGAAGCCTCGCTTAA
- the tp53bp2a gene encoding apoptosis-stimulating of p53 protein 2a isoform X1 gives MRYEAKMMPMFLTVYLSNNDQHFTEVPITPDTLCRDVVDLCKEAGEADCHLSEMWRGSERAVGDGERMLDVLQRRGQHRAEVRFFLRHNRAPNRESGGSRGLEPKRNGVKGPTDRRIENGVSAPRMDMTLAELQEMAARQQQQIEAQQQLLASKEQRLRYLKQQEQRHQQQASEQEKLQRLRDNIENQEGRLKKVRALKGQVEQKRLSNGKLVEEIEQMNNLFQQKQRELVMAASKVEDLSRQLDLLKSGKVDNFHDNQSSVAELDRLYKELQLRNKLNQDQNSKLQQQRENLNKRNMEAAAMDKRIIELRDRLWKKKVALQQKENVPNGYPSKERASKDTHPQVPSDGPASQQQPGGPSRVAAVGPYIQSSTLPRGGSGRHELLVKPAYPDGTSTLPTHDLQSKAATEAMFLLEPLKELRAKRKGNQPSKLESNGHVPASSTLPRMTSHSHKDQDDTEPRRDRKVRPFSMFEPTEVPATALHKNQSSDDLVRDAQSAPKAPVKVPPPVPTKPKGPNVIPYGKQGLNTGTFPKAKPHSSQPQPSHGHVPLPPSQSQTLPLPPKQDPPPAATVRPFTPELPSSKPQTLATRSIYSMYTQQAGIQGALNRSQGRTNGFVSVYGKPVIPSGGSQHPENPYVERRSPAPESEVDHNGASHTGPSPSEGTQPETERIPRPLSPTKLLPFISNPYRHQSDGDLEALRKKLYNAPRPLKKRSSITEPEGPAGPNIQKLLYQKTTLAAMETTVITPSTPTFPGEAAKGAELSVGPHLPGPLSGTESLPSDVGRSLEGPHSPFGNVHIPAPAEQTRPPSILDTEHIIPPPPPSHPAPRPEDALFPPPPPPAGLDDLLPKLPPPPPEGFLEEFPPYPPPPYPSGAEQDSLGEDTFNMKAPEVTGQVALPPGKRTNLRKQGSERIDHNMRVKFNPLALLLDSSLEGEFDLVQRIIYEVEDPSQPNDEGITALHNAVCAGHTEIVKFLVQYGVNVNAADSDGWTPLHCAASCNNVQVCKFLVESAAAVFNTTYSDMQTAADKCEEMEEGYTQCSQFLYGVQEKMGIMNRGVVYALWDFTGENPDELSFREGDCMTVVRREDEDEIEWWWARLGDEEGYIPRNLLGLYPRIKPRQRSLA, from the exons ATGTTTCTGACAGTTTACCTCAGTAACAATGACCAACATTTTACTGAGGTGCCCATCACTCCGGACACGCTATGTCGGGACGTGGTGGACTTGTGCAAAGAGGCTGGGGAGGCCGACTGTCACCTGTCAGAAATGTGGCGCGGATCCG AGCGAGCTGTAGGGGATGGAGAGCGGATGCTGGATGTGCTCCAACGAAGAGGACAACACAGAGCGGAGGTGCGCTTCTTTCTGCGTCACAACCGAGCCCCAAATAGGGAATCTG GGGGGTCCAGAGGTTTAGAACCAAAGAGAAATGGGGTGAAAGGTCCTACTGATAGAAGGATTGAGAATGGG gtgTCAGCTCCCAGGATGGACATGACTTTAGCCGAGCTACAGGAGATGGCAGccaggcagcagcagcagatcgAAGCCCAACAGCAACTCCTCGCTTCCAAG GAGCAGCGATTGCGCTACTTGAAGCAGCAGGAGCAGCGCCATCAGCAGCAGGCCTCCGAGCAGGAGAAGCTGCAGCGCCTGCGAGACAACATCGAGAACCAGGAAGGTCGCCTCAAGAAGGTCCGAGCCCTCAAGGGCCAAGTGGAGCAGAAACGCCTCAGCAACGGCAAACTCG TGGAGGAAATCGAGCAGATGAACAACCTCTTCCAGCAGAAGCAGAGGGAGCTGGTCATGGCCGCGTCCAAGGTGGAGGACCTTAGCCGACAGCTGGACTTGCTCAAAAGTGGAAAAGTAGACAACTTTCATGACAACCAGAGCTCCGTGGCTGAACTGGACCGCCTCTACAAAGAGCTACAG CTGAGGAACAAGCTCAACCAGGACCAAAACTCCAAACTGCAGCAGCAGCGTGAGAACCTGAACAAGCGCAACATGGAGGCGGCTGCCATGGACAAGAGGATCATCGAGCTCCGTGATCGGCTGTGGAAAAAGAAAGTGGCACTGCAGCAGAAGGAGAACGTACCT AATGGCTATCCGAGTAAAGAGAGGGCTTCAAAAGACACACATCCTCAG GTGCCTTCCGATGGCCCAGCAAGTCAACAACAGCCAGGCGGTCCATCTCGTGTGGCAGCAGTCGGCCCGTACATCCAGTCGTCCACGCTGCCCCGCGGTGGCTCGGGCAGACACGAGCTGCTTGTAAAACCAGCCTACCCGGACGGCACCTCCACCTTGCCGACGCACGATCTGCAGAGCAAGGCCGCAACAG AAGCCATGTTCTTACTTGAGCCTCTTAAAGAACTTCGAGCCAAGAGAAAAG GGAACCAGCCATCAAAACTGGAGTCGAACGGCCATGTTCCAGCTTCTTCAACACTCCCACGGATGACGTCTCACTCCCATAAAGACCAAG ATGACACCGAGCCCAGGAGGGATAGAAAGGTGCGTCCATTTTCCATGTTTGAGCCAACCGAGGTTCCCGCCACCGCACTCCACAAAAACCAGAGCAGTGATGACTTGGTCAGAGATGCTCAG TCTGCTCCCAAGGCTCCAGTCAAGGTCCCACCACCTGTGCCTACAAAACCAAAAGGCCCAAATGTCATCCCGTATGGCAAACAGGGCCTCAACACGGGCACCTTCCCAAAAGCTAAGCCACACAGCAGCCAACCCCAGCCCAGCCACGGCCACGTCCCTCTCCCGCCCTCCCAGAGCCAGACACTCCCCCTGCCCCCGAAGCAGGACCCTCCACCTGCAGCCACTGTGCGGCCTTTCACCCCGGAGCTGCCGTCCTCCAAGCCGCAGACCCTCGCCACCAGGTCCATCTATTCCATGTATACCCAGCAAGCTGGCATCCAGGGGGCCCTCAACAGGTCCCAGGGACGCACCAACGGCTTCGTTAGTG TGTATGGAAAGCCGGTGATTCCCAGTGGAGGCTCCCAGCACCCAGAGAACCCCTACGTGGAACGTCGCTCCCCGGCACCCGAATCTGAGGTGGACCACAACGGAGCAAGTCACACGGGTCCCAGTCCATCCGAGGGCACCCAACCAGAAACAGAGCGCATCCCGCGACCCCTCAGCCCCACCAAGCTACTCCCGTTTATTTCCAACCCCTACCGGCACCAGAGCGATGGCGACCTGGAGGCCCTGAGGAAGAAGCTCTACAATGCCCCCAGGCCCCTGAAGAAGCGCAGCTCCATCACGGAGCCGGAGGGACCCGCGGGGCCCAACATCCAGAAGCTCCTTTATCAGAAAACCACGCTGGCAGCCATGGAGACCACAGTGATCACACCGAGCACTCCCACCTTTCCTGGTGAAGCAGCAAAGGGGGCGGAGCTATCCGTGGGGCCACACCTTCCTGGCCCCTTGAGCGGTACAGAGAGCCTCCCATCGGATGTGGGACGATCTCTGGAAGGACCTCATTCCCCATTTGGTAACGTTCACATTCCAGCACCCGCTGAACAAACCAGGCCACCCTCCATTCTCGACACAGAACACATcatcccccctcctcctccgtcACACCCGGCACCTCGCCCCGAAGACGCGCTCTTCCCGCCGCCGCCCCCCCCTGCTGGTCTGGATGACCTGCTCCCCAAACTTCCCCCTCCGCCGCCGGAAGGCTTCCTGGAAGAGTTTCCCCCTTACCCACCGCCTCCGTACCCCAGCGGAGCAGAGCAGGACAGCCTGGGAGAGGACACCTTTAATATGAAAGCACCTGAAGTCACCGGTCAGGTTGCTCTGCCACCG GGCAAAAGGACCAACCTGCGCAAACAAGGCTCGGAACGGATCGACCACAACATGAGAGTCAAGTTCAACCCGCTGGCCCTCCTGCTCGACTCCTCTCTGGAGGGAGAGTTCGATTTGGTCCAGAGAATTATTTATGAG GTGGAGGACCCCAGCCAGCCCAACGACGAAGGCATCACCGCGCTACACAACGCCGTGTGCGCCGGACACACGGAGATTGTCAAGTTTCTCGTCCAGTATGGCGTCAACGTCAACGCTGCAGACAGTGACGGCTG GACGCCTCTTCACTGCGCCGCCTCCTGTAACAACGTTCAGGTATGCAAGTTTCTGGTGGAGTCGGCCGCAGCCGTCTTCAACACGACATACAGCGACATGCAGACGGCAGCCGACAAGTGCGAGGAGATGGAGGAAGGTTACACCCAGTGCTCCCAGTTCCTTTACG GTGTTCAAGAGAAGATGGGCATCATGAACAGGGGCGTGGTCTACGCCCTGTGGGACTTCACGGGGGAGAATCCTGACGAGCTGTCCTTCCGCGAGGGGGACTGCATGACGGTGGTCCGCAGGGAAGACGAGGACGAGATTGAGTGGTGGTGGGCGCGCCTAGGAGACGAAGAGGGCTACATTCCCCGCAACCTACTAGGG CTGTACCCGCGAATAAAGCCACGACAGAGAAGCCTCGCTTAA